One window of Microcoleus vaginatus PCC 9802 genomic DNA carries:
- a CDS encoding flagellar assembly protein H — MTRFIHDRFAKEFLEELLSPIGTVNIGRDVTSEVREIDVYFTPSTAIPEYSETLGLLGKMASTTAIFEPFRNPANVSEICSCLGKLLDVRGELERKFRRENTRYDDAQLPKLWILMPTASKALVDSFNAIPDTENWMQGIYFLGESLRTAIVAIHQLPETPETLWLRILGKGGVQQRAISQLSALATDDPLRIIALELLYRLQSTLVTDAPQELEPEERELIMAIAPLFQEQIQAAQQQAREEGLEQGLEQGLEQGLERGLEQGLERGRQEQQRLILENFLQVRFGEVSPKMTVFLSPISKLAAAEFTVLLLAISMLTVDEAGREQAVKLLAESALQMRSPELGDLLPTAVTNLLVLPVAELTLFVEQLPQLSAEELRDRLGKTPD, encoded by the coding sequence ATGACGCGATTTATTCACGATCGCTTTGCCAAAGAATTTCTGGAAGAATTGCTGTCCCCGATCGGAACGGTGAATATCGGCCGCGATGTCACTTCCGAAGTCCGAGAAATCGATGTTTATTTCACTCCCAGCACCGCAATTCCCGAATACTCAGAAACCCTGGGATTGTTGGGAAAAATGGCAAGCACAACTGCAATTTTTGAACCGTTTCGCAATCCGGCCAACGTCAGCGAAATTTGTAGCTGTCTGGGCAAGTTATTGGACGTGCGAGGTGAATTGGAGCGAAAATTTAGAAGAGAAAATACTCGCTATGATGACGCTCAGTTACCCAAACTGTGGATTTTGATGCCCACAGCATCGAAAGCATTGGTAGATAGCTTTAATGCGATACCAGACACAGAGAATTGGATGCAGGGAATTTATTTTTTGGGTGAATCTTTGCGAACTGCAATTGTGGCGATTCACCAGTTGCCAGAAACTCCAGAAACTCTGTGGTTGAGGATTTTGGGCAAAGGGGGAGTGCAGCAAAGGGCTATTTCCCAATTAAGCGCTTTAGCAACAGACGATCCGTTGCGAATTATCGCGCTAGAATTGCTGTATCGGTTACAGTCAACTTTAGTAACCGATGCGCCACAAGAATTAGAGCCAGAAGAGCGGGAGTTAATTATGGCCATTGCACCACTTTTTCAAGAACAAATACAAGCCGCACAGCAACAAGCTAGAGAAGAAGGACTAGAACAAGGACTAGAACAAGGACTAGAACAAGGATTAGAACGAGGACTAGAACAAGGACTAGAACGAGGCAGACAAGAACAACAGCGCTTAATCTTAGAAAACTTTCTGCAAGTCAGATTTGGAGAAGTAAGCCCCAAAATGACGGTTTTTCTCTCTCCAATATCCAAGTTGGCGGCGGCGGAATTTACAGTGCTGTTGCTGGCAATATCGATGCTGACAGTCGATGAAGCTGGGCGGGAACAAGCAGTGAAGTTGTTAGCTGAAAGTGCGTTGCAAATGCGATCGCCTGAATTGGGCGATCTTCTGCCTACAGCCGTTACTAATTTATTGGTCTTGCCTGTGGCAGAATTGACATTGTTTGTAGAACAATTGCCACAGTTATCGGCTGAGGAATTAAGGGACAGGTTAGGAAAAACACCTGACTAA
- a CDS encoding mechanosensitive ion channel protein MscS, with amino-acid sequence MNTIPEELLLKIIQVFTATLFKIGENPVSLQSLGELIVLFMAILVIARSFTNFLKENLLVKLGIDEGNREAIAVIIGYLIVALGVIVAIQSIGFNLASFAVVAGGLGVGIGFGIQDLTTNFVSGLTLLLDRPVKVGDFVELEGLMGIVKKISIRSTILQTTEDSSVIVPNSNMISNKIVNWSYENSLLCLRVPVEVAENSNPLLVTETLLNIAYAEAGVLYEPNPKVLFVEFGDDSFKFELLVWTDRPIEREVIKSSLNFAIEYNFRQHKIDFPFNNREIYLKNPEVLLSMFNPKETAIDIRKTSSEKKQKMPIFGEEMKKLSSLSCLLREVEYFENLTDLELRQLIEVGYRKRLRSQEYLFHENDPGDAFYMILSGSVEVFVQAIDKHLNNLGTGQFFGELSLMLGIPRTASVRALEETILFAINKEGFQKVLTERPDLSEQIIKEIVKHKEELSERQQLLREMELVDAAEEEENPVEWVRKRLKNLFSV; translated from the coding sequence TTGAATACAATACCCGAAGAATTATTGCTTAAAATTATCCAAGTTTTTACAGCGACCCTATTTAAAATAGGTGAAAACCCTGTATCGCTGCAGTCACTTGGGGAACTGATTGTATTGTTCATGGCTATCCTTGTCATAGCACGCTCTTTTACGAACTTTCTTAAGGAAAACTTGCTTGTCAAACTGGGAATTGACGAGGGGAACCGGGAAGCTATTGCAGTTATTATTGGGTATTTAATAGTAGCTTTGGGGGTGATAGTCGCCATCCAAAGCATCGGCTTCAACCTCGCTTCTTTTGCAGTAGTTGCGGGGGGGCTGGGAGTCGGAATTGGCTTTGGCATCCAAGATTTAACAACTAATTTTGTCAGCGGCTTAACGCTGCTTTTAGACAGACCCGTGAAAGTCGGAGACTTCGTGGAATTAGAAGGATTAATGGGAATCGTCAAAAAAATCTCCATTCGATCGACCATCCTCCAAACCACTGAGGACTCCAGCGTCATAGTTCCCAACAGCAACATGATTAGCAACAAAATTGTTAACTGGAGTTACGAAAACTCCCTACTCTGTCTGCGAGTTCCCGTAGAAGTAGCGGAGAATAGTAACCCGCTGTTAGTGACAGAAACTCTGTTAAATATTGCTTACGCGGAAGCGGGAGTTTTATACGAACCGAATCCGAAAGTATTGTTTGTCGAGTTTGGTGATGATAGTTTTAAATTTGAACTTTTAGTTTGGACGGATAGGCCGATTGAAAGAGAAGTAATTAAAAGTTCTTTGAATTTTGCCATTGAATACAATTTCCGCCAGCATAAAATCGACTTCCCCTTCAATAACAGAGAAATTTATTTGAAAAATCCCGAAGTTCTGTTGTCAATGTTCAACCCAAAAGAAACGGCAATTGACATCAGGAAGACTTCCTCTGAAAAAAAGCAAAAGATGCCTATTTTTGGAGAGGAAATGAAAAAGCTATCGTCCCTTAGCTGTTTGCTGCGAGAGGTGGAATACTTTGAAAATCTGACGGATCTTGAATTGCGGCAATTGATTGAAGTTGGATACCGGAAACGGCTGCGATCGCAAGAATATTTGTTTCATGAAAACGACCCGGGAGATGCTTTTTACATGATTCTTTCAGGTTCAGTAGAAGTTTTTGTACAAGCTATTGACAAACACCTGAATAACCTGGGTACGGGTCAGTTTTTTGGGGAACTTTCTTTGATGTTGGGAATCCCCAGAACTGCTTCAGTGAGAGCTTTGGAAGAAACAATTTTGTTTGCTATCAATAAAGAAGGTTTCCAAAAAGTTTTAACTGAACGACCTGATTTATCTGAACAGATTATTAAAGAAATAGTCAAACACAAAGAAGAACTAAGCGAAAGACAGCAATTATTGCGAGAAATGGAATTAGTAGATGCCGCAGAAGAGGAGGAAAATCCTGTAGAATGGGTGAGAAAACGGTTAAAAAATCTATTTAGTGTTTGA
- a CDS encoding hybrid sensor histidine kinase/response regulator — protein sequence MNLEIQANGTILIVDDNSANLGVLSDALSQEGFEVRVAKSGKMALERVKYALPDLILLDVMMPEIDGFETCRRLQANPETKQIPIIFMTALSDTANKVEGFKLGAVDYITKPFQQEEVLARVKLHLKLHVLADKLEEKNTLLEQKVVEVSQAYEDLQQMQLKLIQSEKMSGLGQMAAGIAHEINNPINFISGNLGYAQEYAHNLLKIIHLYQEDYVNPTPRIQAAMDEIELEFVEEDFIKVLNSINLGTQRIQEIVKSMRIFSRLDEAEVKAVNIHEGIDSTLTILHHRLKAKPEHPEIELIKKYGQLPPVECHAGQLNQVFMNILSNAIDALDESNQQRSFAEIKQHPNRIQISTKVIDDNWVAIYISDNGRGVVETLKPKIFDPFFTTKPIGKGTGLGLSISYQIIVEKHGGRLYCQPGLGKGIEFVIEIPIRQQAYKAA from the coding sequence ATGAATTTAGAAATTCAAGCAAATGGTACGATTCTTATAGTTGATGACAATTCAGCTAACTTAGGTGTTTTATCTGATGCCTTAAGCCAAGAAGGATTTGAAGTTCGGGTTGCGAAATCTGGAAAAATGGCACTAGAGCGAGTTAAATATGCTCTACCAGATCTAATCTTACTAGATGTCATGATGCCAGAGATTGATGGATTTGAAACCTGTCGTCGATTACAAGCTAATCCAGAAACTAAACAGATTCCCATTATATTTATGACTGCGCTCTCGGATACGGCTAATAAAGTTGAGGGATTTAAGCTTGGGGCTGTAGATTATATTACCAAACCCTTCCAACAAGAGGAAGTATTAGCTCGCGTCAAGCTGCACTTAAAGCTTCATGTTCTAGCAGATAAATTAGAAGAAAAAAATACCTTACTGGAGCAAAAAGTTGTAGAAGTTAGCCAAGCCTATGAAGATTTACAACAAATGCAACTTAAGTTAATCCAAAGCGAGAAAATGTCGGGCTTAGGGCAAATGGCGGCTGGGATTGCTCATGAAATAAACAACCCTATAAATTTCATCTCTGGCAATCTGGGTTATGCCCAAGAGTACGCTCATAACTTACTAAAAATTATACACCTCTATCAAGAAGATTATGTAAATCCCACTCCTCGGATTCAAGCAGCAATGGATGAAATAGAACTAGAATTTGTGGAAGAAGATTTTATTAAAGTTCTTAACTCAATCAACTTAGGAACGCAGCGCATCCAGGAGATTGTCAAGTCTATGCGAATCTTTTCTCGCCTAGATGAGGCAGAGGTGAAAGCTGTCAATATTCATGAAGGAATTGATAGTACACTCACCATCCTGCATCATCGTTTAAAAGCAAAACCAGAGCATCCTGAGATTGAACTAATAAAAAAGTACGGTCAGCTTCCACCAGTAGAATGCCATGCCGGACAATTAAATCAAGTGTTCATGAATATTCTTTCCAATGCCATTGATGCTTTAGATGAATCTAATCAGCAACGTTCGTTTGCAGAAATCAAACAACACCCGAACCGCATTCAAATTTCTACAAAAGTAATTGACGATAATTGGGTGGCTATTTATATTAGTGACAACGGTCGAGGAGTTGTTGAAACTTTAAAACCGAAAATATTTGACCCTTTTTTTACCACCAAACCGATCGGTAAAGGAACGGGGTTGGGGTTATCTATCAGTTACCAAATTATCGTTGAAAAGCATGGGGGCAGATTATACTGCCAGCCTGGATTAGGAAAGGGAATAGAATTCGTCATTGAAATTCCTATTCGGCAGCAAGCTTATAAAGCGGCTTAG
- the wcaF gene encoding colanic acid biosynthesis acetyltransferase WcaF, whose amino-acid sequence MTGESLVDLRRYDQSKFDRGKPSWLILVWWFVQAIAFPLTPHPFNRIRSRLLRLFGAKIGRGVIIRPTARFTYPWKIAIGDYSWIGDDVVLYSLAQIAIGKHCVISQKSYLCTGTHDPQDPAFGLITAPVIINNGVWIAADCFIGPGVEIGANALIGARSSVFKNMPAGFICTGTPCRPRCQREINKSSYSNPK is encoded by the coding sequence TTGACAGGCGAATCTTTAGTTGATTTGCGCCGCTACGATCAATCAAAGTTCGATCGAGGAAAGCCTAGTTGGCTAATTTTGGTTTGGTGGTTCGTCCAGGCGATCGCATTTCCTCTCACTCCACACCCTTTTAATCGCATCAGAAGCAGGCTGCTGCGGTTATTTGGAGCGAAAATAGGTCGGGGTGTGATCATTCGCCCCACAGCTCGTTTTACCTATCCTTGGAAAATTGCAATCGGAGACTACAGTTGGATCGGAGATGATGTTGTATTGTACAGTCTCGCTCAAATTGCGATCGGCAAACACTGCGTCATTTCTCAAAAAAGCTACCTCTGCACCGGCACTCATGACCCTCAAGACCCAGCCTTTGGCTTAATAACAGCACCTGTGATCATTAATAACGGCGTTTGGATTGCCGCCGACTGCTTCATTGGCCCTGGTGTAGAAATCGGTGCTAACGCTTTAATCGGAGCTCGCAGCAGCGTCTTTAAAAATATGCCTGCAGGCTTTATTTGCACAGGAACACCTTGTCGTCCCCGCTGTCAGCGAGAAATTAACAAAAGTTCGTATAGCAATCCTAAATGA
- a CDS encoding cation transporter — MTFLVRENFDSENAKDLAQCENLNPRIGKVRLLQTALVLLSSFFVAELIAALNSHSLSLLADAGHVFSDVAALAITLTATWYSSVKRKSKSVDCTIAQSPIPERGEIIAALINSISLVAIALWIAAESIARLQSPTPEVEGLPMLITAIVGLSINSINACCLHSCCHGDLNLKSAFLHAVADIFSSVGVILAAIAVAWLHWNWADGLISLLVSASIILLTLPLLIESIQLLLGKVSAISATQQPCDCEKVSAEKLLFPSLEDLIK, encoded by the coding sequence ATGACATTTCTAGTTAGGGAAAATTTTGACTCTGAAAACGCCAAGGATCTCGCACAATGCGAGAATTTAAATCCCAGAATTGGCAAAGTTCGACTTTTACAAACAGCATTGGTACTGCTGAGCAGCTTTTTTGTAGCAGAGTTAATCGCCGCACTTAATTCTCATAGTTTGTCCCTATTAGCAGATGCGGGTCACGTCTTTTCAGATGTAGCAGCTTTAGCAATAACTTTGACCGCGACTTGGTACTCCTCAGTCAAACGCAAAAGTAAATCCGTAGATTGTACGATCGCACAATCGCCAATCCCTGAACGAGGAGAAATCATTGCTGCTTTAATTAATAGTATCAGTTTAGTGGCGATCGCCCTGTGGATAGCCGCAGAGTCGATCGCCCGTTTGCAGTCCCCAACTCCCGAAGTAGAAGGGCTCCCGATGTTAATTACCGCCATAGTCGGTTTAAGCATCAACTCGATTAATGCTTGTTGCTTGCATTCCTGCTGTCACGGCGACTTGAATCTCAAAAGCGCGTTTCTGCACGCCGTGGCCGACATATTTTCATCGGTTGGAGTAATTTTAGCGGCGATCGCCGTAGCCTGGCTACACTGGAATTGGGCAGACGGCTTGATTAGCTTGCTGGTGTCAGCATCAATAATTTTATTAACCCTACCATTGCTAATCGAAAGCATCCAATTGCTGCTGGGAAAAGTATCAGCAATATCCGCCACTCAACAGCCTTGTGATTGCGAAAAAGTGAGCGCCGAAAAATTGCTTTTTCCATCGCTAGAAGATCTCATCAAATAA
- a CDS encoding glycosyltransferase family 2 protein has protein sequence MTSSSSKIPVSVLIPAKDEELNLPACLASIARADEVFMVDSQSSDRTVEIAISTGAKVVQFYFDNRWPKKKNWSLDNLPFRNEWVLIVDCDERIPPELWDEIAQAIEDPNFDGYYLNRKVFFLGQWLRYGGRYPDWNLRLFKHQKGRYENLGTESVPNTGDNEVHEHVILAGQVGYLKNDMIHEDYRDLFHWIERHNRYSNWEARVYYNIIEGRDDSGTIGAHLFGDAVQRKRFLKKVWVWLPFKPMLRFILFYFIQLGFLDGKAGYTYARLLSQYEYQINAKLYELRCCGGQLNVAESQSTLSPPVVITQETEVKLP, from the coding sequence ATGACATCTAGTTCATCCAAGATTCCGGTTTCAGTTCTCATTCCGGCAAAAGACGAAGAACTTAATCTACCTGCGTGTCTGGCCAGCATTGCCAGGGCGGATGAAGTTTTCATGGTTGATTCCCAAAGCAGCGATCGCACGGTGGAAATTGCCATCAGCACCGGCGCAAAAGTAGTGCAATTCTACTTCGACAACCGCTGGCCGAAAAAGAAAAATTGGTCATTGGACAATCTGCCCTTTCGCAACGAATGGGTATTAATTGTCGATTGCGACGAGCGCATTCCCCCAGAACTTTGGGACGAAATCGCCCAGGCGATCGAAGACCCCAATTTTGACGGCTACTACCTCAACCGCAAAGTCTTCTTTTTAGGCCAGTGGCTGCGTTACGGCGGCAGATATCCCGACTGGAATTTGCGTTTGTTCAAGCATCAAAAAGGACGTTACGAAAATCTCGGCACTGAATCCGTTCCCAATACTGGCGACAACGAAGTTCACGAGCACGTCATTTTAGCTGGTCAAGTCGGCTACTTAAAAAATGACATGATCCACGAGGATTACCGCGATTTATTTCACTGGATAGAACGGCACAACCGCTATTCTAATTGGGAAGCTCGCGTTTATTACAATATTATTGAAGGGCGCGACGACAGCGGCACTATTGGCGCTCACCTATTTGGAGATGCCGTACAGCGGAAACGATTTCTCAAAAAAGTTTGGGTGTGGCTGCCTTTTAAACCTATGCTCAGATTTATTTTATTTTACTTCATTCAGTTAGGCTTTTTGGATGGAAAAGCTGGCTATACTTATGCAAGGTTGTTGAGTCAATATGAGTATCAAATTAATGCAAAACTTTACGAGTTGCGTTGTTGTGGCGGTCAGTTGAATGTGGCAGAATCTCAGTCTACTTTGTCGCCGCCAGTAGTTATCACTCAAGAAACAGAAGTTAAATTGCCATAA
- a CDS encoding glycosyltransferase: MPDHPQISAIICTHNRAAYLGGAIDSLLVQDFPDNFEVVVVDNASSDYASPESSTSRTREVVEARQGDRRLKYVWEPEIGLSVARNTGAKEAGSEILVYLDDDAIAEPNWLRVLHAAYQSNQKLAVAGGKVNLLWPSGVSPPEWLSPGLAQNLGAYDLGDTCLYVTAAGLTPRGVNYSIRRAFLQQIGGFDVKLGRVGKKLLSNEELRTTELALELGWQVVYLPEALVLHHVAAERLNKAWFLERGWWQGISECYREQLSDRAGIAQLGRGGERILRGVWKSFKYIRDPGLRFENFVFAWGQIGYLSAAIRGLIFAPKSTSRH, translated from the coding sequence ATGCCAGATCATCCTCAGATATCAGCGATTATTTGCACCCACAATCGCGCCGCCTATTTAGGTGGGGCGATCGACAGCTTGCTGGTACAGGATTTTCCCGACAACTTTGAAGTAGTAGTAGTCGATAACGCTTCTAGCGATTATGCAAGCCCCGAAAGTTCGACTTCGCGCACCCGCGAGGTGGTAGAAGCAAGACAGGGCGATCGGCGCCTCAAGTATGTCTGGGAGCCTGAAATCGGTCTGTCAGTGGCGCGGAACACCGGCGCAAAGGAAGCTGGCAGCGAAATATTAGTTTATCTCGACGACGACGCTATTGCTGAGCCGAATTGGCTCAGGGTACTGCACGCGGCTTATCAAAGCAATCAAAAACTCGCCGTAGCTGGTGGCAAAGTCAATTTGCTCTGGCCTTCTGGAGTCAGCCCGCCCGAATGGTTGTCACCGGGATTAGCCCAGAACTTGGGGGCATACGATTTAGGCGATACTTGCCTGTATGTGACTGCTGCCGGTTTGACTCCCAGGGGGGTAAACTACTCAATCCGGCGCGCTTTTCTCCAACAAATTGGCGGCTTCGATGTCAAACTCGGTAGAGTCGGCAAAAAGTTGCTGTCAAATGAAGAGTTGCGAACCACAGAATTAGCTTTAGAGTTAGGTTGGCAAGTAGTTTATCTACCGGAGGCGCTGGTGCTTCACCATGTCGCAGCAGAAAGGCTCAACAAAGCTTGGTTTCTAGAGCGCGGGTGGTGGCAAGGCATCAGCGAGTGTTATCGCGAACAATTGTCCGATCGAGCCGGTATTGCTCAGCTTGGGCGGGGGGGTGAAAGAATATTGAGGGGTGTCTGGAAGTCTTTTAAATATATTAGAGATCCAGGGCTGCGCTTTGAAAATTTCGTTTTTGCCTGGGGTCAAATCGGTTATTTGAGCGCAGCCATCCGCGGCCTGATTTTTGCACCGAAATCGACCAGCAGGCATTAG
- a CDS encoding bifunctional adenosylcobinamide kinase/adenosylcobinamide-phosphate guanylyltransferase produces MSNSEPTTSRQLILVTGPARSGKSEWAETLATGSGKQVIYVATGRVDEADLEWLCRLDQHRNRRPVDWTTLEVPIELSAVVRASQPSDCLLIDSLGTWTANLLEQEAGVWATTQQDLLACLKSAAADVILVGEETGWGVVPAYPAGRLFRDRLGTLVRHIGAIADNVYLVTGGYALNLRDLGTPLPPAAKN; encoded by the coding sequence ATGAGTAACTCAGAACCCACCACATCGAGACAATTAATCTTAGTAACTGGGCCGGCCCGAAGTGGCAAAAGTGAATGGGCCGAAACTCTGGCGACGGGTTCGGGAAAACAAGTAATCTATGTGGCTACCGGTCGCGTTGATGAAGCCGATTTGGAGTGGCTTTGTCGCCTCGATCAGCACCGAAATCGCCGTCCAGTTGATTGGACAACTCTAGAAGTGCCGATCGAATTATCGGCAGTTGTGCGGGCCAGCCAGCCCTCAGATTGCTTGTTGATTGATTCCCTGGGAACTTGGACGGCAAATCTTTTGGAACAAGAAGCGGGAGTTTGGGCGACTACGCAGCAAGATTTGCTAGCCTGTTTGAAGTCGGCGGCGGCTGATGTAATTTTGGTAGGGGAAGAAACCGGATGGGGTGTTGTGCCTGCTTATCCGGCGGGGCGGCTGTTTCGCGATCGCCTCGGCACTCTCGTCCGCCACATCGGGGCGATCGCCGATAATGTTTATCTCGTCACCGGAGGTTACGCCTTGAATCTCAGGGATCTGGGTACGCCGCTGCCGCCTGCTGCGAAAAATTAA
- a CDS encoding AarF/ABC1/UbiB kinase family protein, with translation MNVKTVSPASPQTYVNSGTQAVLGNLQDANTIPLQALPVSLETEVVTGDRLKSARDIAFELAGDAVRYDPVAIAAQYRNRPLQVWGRLSSVVWTFFSFAFSVWFDAKTGRTATNQKRRAVRLREILAQLGPAFIKIGQALSTRPDLVPPVYLEELTTLQDQLPAFPNEVAYQFIQEELGAHPKDIYAEITPDPIAAASLGQVYKGKLKTGETVAIKVQRPGLAENIGLDIYILRRVAVWAQNNFKIIRSDLASIMDELGERIYEEMDYTHEGQNAERFAQLYGHIKDIYVPSIYWEYTRRRVLTMEWITGVKLTNLEAVKAQGIDAPYLIEVGVQCSLRQLLEHGFFHADPHPGNLLATLDGQLAYLDFGMMSEVKPYQRYGLLEAVVHLVNRDFEGLAKDYVKLEFLTPDTDLTPIIPALAGVFNNALGASVAELNFKSITDELSAVMYEYPFRVPAYYALIIRSLVTLEGIAINVDPQFKVLSKAYPYVAKRLLSDPAPELRASLQDLLFKQGEFRWNRLENLLNNARESDDYDVSKILNQALEYLFSERGDFIRDRIVLELVKSLDTLSSNAFANAKAVVGEWFGVKAHQPVVSQTEQKNLEHIKRIWEILQSTPGFDGMKVLQLLPQLLVKPEVQNMGQKVVGGLAQRAVARVIREFLLSQEPAAIPEKGSYAKTSPQLSLPAAK, from the coding sequence ATGAATGTCAAGACAGTATCGCCAGCCTCCCCGCAAACTTATGTAAATTCAGGGACTCAGGCTGTACTCGGCAATCTCCAAGATGCAAATACAATTCCCCTGCAAGCACTACCAGTATCACTAGAGACGGAGGTCGTAACGGGCGATCGGCTCAAATCAGCCAGAGACATAGCTTTCGAGTTGGCCGGAGATGCTGTTCGGTACGATCCAGTGGCGATCGCAGCCCAGTACCGAAATCGACCTCTACAAGTCTGGGGAAGACTGTCGAGCGTTGTTTGGACATTTTTTAGCTTTGCCTTCAGTGTGTGGTTCGACGCCAAAACAGGTCGTACCGCCACCAACCAAAAGCGTCGCGCCGTCCGACTGCGAGAAATTCTGGCCCAACTCGGCCCAGCTTTCATCAAAATCGGACAAGCACTCTCAACACGACCCGACTTAGTACCGCCAGTATATTTAGAAGAACTAACAACGCTGCAAGACCAATTGCCAGCATTTCCGAACGAAGTAGCATATCAATTCATCCAAGAAGAATTGGGCGCCCACCCCAAAGACATCTACGCAGAAATCACCCCCGATCCGATCGCCGCAGCATCTCTCGGACAAGTCTACAAAGGCAAACTCAAAACCGGAGAAACAGTCGCAATCAAAGTCCAGCGACCGGGTTTAGCCGAAAACATCGGCTTAGATATCTACATCCTGCGGCGAGTTGCAGTTTGGGCACAAAACAACTTCAAAATAATTCGCAGTGACCTCGCAAGCATTATGGACGAGTTGGGCGAGCGCATTTACGAAGAAATGGACTACACCCACGAAGGTCAAAATGCCGAACGGTTTGCCCAACTATACGGCCACATCAAAGACATTTACGTTCCCAGCATCTACTGGGAATATACCCGTCGCCGAGTCTTAACAATGGAGTGGATCACCGGCGTCAAACTCACTAATTTAGAAGCAGTCAAGGCTCAAGGAATTGACGCTCCTTACTTAATTGAAGTGGGGGTGCAGTGTTCTCTCAGACAACTTCTAGAACACGGTTTCTTTCACGCAGACCCGCACCCCGGAAATCTTTTGGCAACTCTTGACGGTCAGTTGGCTTATCTCGATTTCGGGATGATGAGCGAAGTTAAACCTTATCAGCGATACGGCTTGTTGGAAGCTGTGGTGCATTTGGTGAACCGCGACTTTGAAGGTTTGGCAAAAGATTACGTGAAGTTGGAGTTTTTAACACCAGACACGGATTTGACGCCAATTATTCCAGCTTTGGCGGGCGTGTTTAACAATGCTTTGGGTGCTAGCGTTGCCGAACTCAATTTCAAAAGCATTACTGACGAACTTTCGGCGGTAATGTACGAATATCCTTTCCGGGTTCCAGCTTACTATGCTTTGATTATTCGATCGCTCGTCACCTTAGAAGGCATCGCCATCAACGTTGACCCCCAATTCAAAGTGTTGAGCAAAGCTTATCCTTACGTTGCAAAACGGCTGTTGAGCGACCCCGCGCCGGAATTGAGAGCATCCCTGCAAGATTTGCTGTTCAAACAAGGCGAATTCCGCTGGAACCGCTTAGAAAACTTGCTCAACAATGCCCGCGAGAGCGACGATTACGATGTGAGCAAAATCTTGAACCAAGCATTAGAATATTTATTTTCTGAAAGAGGAGATTTCATTCGCGATCGTATTGTCCTGGAATTAGTCAAAAGTCTCGACACACTTTCCAGCAATGCTTTTGCTAACGCCAAAGCAGTCGTGGGCGAATGGTTTGGAGTCAAGGCACATCAACCTGTGGTTTCACAAACAGAACAAAAAAACCTAGAACATATCAAGCGAATTTGGGAGATTTTGCAATCCACCCCGGGTTTTGACGGCATGAAAGTATTGCAGCTACTTCCGCAATTGTTGGTGAAACCGGAAGTGCAGAACATGGGCCAGAAAGTAGTCGGCGGTTTAGCTCAAAGAGCAGTTGCTAGGGTAATTCGTGAGTTTTTGCTTTCGCAGGAACCCGCAGCGATTCCCGAGAAGGGAAGCTATGCTAAAACTTCGCCTCAGTTGTCTTTGCCGGCGGCGAAGTAG
- a CDS encoding CHAT domain-containing protein, which produces MTQLYGNLRSQPIKAEALRKAQLAMIHKQIVVKNGQLRGTQGAIDLTQSAQVPSADFSRPKFWAGFTIIGSPW; this is translated from the coding sequence ATGACGCAGTTATATGGCAATTTGCGATCGCAGCCAATTAAAGCTGAAGCGCTCAGAAAAGCTCAACTGGCAATGATCCACAAACAAATTGTAGTAAAAAACGGTCAATTGCGGGGAACTCAAGGCGCGATCGACCTTACTCAATCGGCACAAGTACCAAGTGCAGATTTCTCACGCCCGAAGTTTTGGGCCGGATTCACAATAATTGGCAGTCCTTGGTAA